The DNA region atattattatagaatcgTCCGATCAGCGTTagttttaataatcatatatagaaaataaaaaatatgttaactATCGGTGGAACTGTTAACAATAAGATTATATCGTCATTgtacggaaagagagaaaaaatatcatgtattattaattctttacaTGTTAATGGAGGCTTTGGTATTCTTCATTTACTGATAAGACACTTATCGAGTAAAACTTGAATTTCATTGTTAGTGATAAAATATGTCTTATGAGGCAATTATATTTAGAACAGATATCATTAGGAAAAGCAGCAAACTTTTGTTCGTAAGGAGTATAGATTCTTTCGTTATCTTTAAAATCGATGATTCGAGTaccatcattttcttttacgtgTTAGTTATATctcaagaaaaatatctatttatatgttCAGTTCGAGGAATTGAGAACGATAAtcaatattcaataataaccCAATCAGTTTCGTTACATATGTTAATAATCAGAAattgcatacacacatatacatatatgcacacacatacgcgcaAGCacacaaattaaaaatatttagaagtATTGCAGTAACATGGATATCAATTCATGTGATTTGTGCGCTCGAACTGAACACCAATAAATATCTTAACTgttcatatatacattcgaATGACCATGTAGATCATGTTATTAATAGAgtactcttttttatctataatacattaagaaataaataatcattcgTTAAAGGCAAGAATCAAGTTGTCTTTTCTGTCGAATCATCGAAGATTCGAAATTCTTATTCAAACAAGATGTTTCTCTTAATTAACCattttagataatttataGAAAGCTTGTATTCATGAAACATTGTATGGATGGCTTAAAGTCAATCGGAATCTTGTAACGAGTAATATTGTTGTCATAGGCAGTAATacgatttttgtaaatatttgcaATTGTAGAGTATATGAAtgacaaagatatatatatatatatatatatatatatatatacatatacatatatatatgaaaatatttaccattatattattatttcttttttattatattatattatattatattatattatattatattatattatgttatattatattatattatattatattatattatattatattacagctttaaaaattactttttacgaAAATACAATGTGTAATTTTAGGCACGTTAttatgcaaaagaaaaatatttataacgatgTACGGTAGAATACCCATGAtccgtcgataaaaaaaaaagacaaaggtTATATCCTTATGGAAATAACGCATCATGGGATAGTCTTACAATGCATGCTTTGTCTTTGTTGTTGtaagaagataaaaacgaaggaaagaatagaaagataggaagtagagaagatagaaaatcgTTTCTTGAACAGTTAAGAAAttctagaaagaaaaacggtACCCGTTAAGTTAGTTAAGttttcaataataacaaaaaagaaaaaagaaaaagatttcaatatataagagtaaaaagtTAAGCGTGTATTTTGCACCAAATGCTAAGACTGTATTGTGTAAATCGCATGCCGACATTCTTTACTtcaagataagaaagaaaatgaattcaaAGTATTCCTCGCCTGATTTTTATTTtgcgttattaaaatttgattataatttttattactttgtatACGGCTCGCGACGCGCGCGTTCACATATGATATATCATCactacatacatagatatatgcacgaaattgtaaataaatatatcgaaaaagtatattttatcatcGTGTAATAGTTCGTacttacatttcttttctttacaacGTGGGACGTGGCTTGTGGAAGACacacaagaagaaaataagcaagaaatatgtatatcgacGTCTCTCGTCCTtacgtaaaaaattaattagattcgTTTGATCGCTTTCGCGACGCGTCGTTAAGgataatttcgatttaatttagaTAAGTTCACACATACATTCCTAATTAATAATGTTTGTTCAAAAATAGAGTAATCGTTCTATTTTTGCACGTAAGGTCAATGGGATGAAGGTACTAcactattaaaaattgaataaatatgcGTGTAGCGATAttataaaaggagaaaagcaaaacaaaaagaaaaacaaaaaaaaaaagaataaaaacttgAACGTAACCACCTTGCGAATATTTTTCCCATTTCTCGAATATCCTGCTTAGTGGTGGAccttttcgagaaaaaatattcaaagttaCGGCGTCCTTGGGCATTCGcttactatattatttatctaacagcgtaatatatcttttatatttcgagCTATTACGATTTAATATACGAAACTGAAGGAAACATTTCGCATCGCATTAAattgaatatgaaataaaattcgatcgtaatACATACCTGTAATTCCTCGTATGTTCTTCGTAAAACATTACTAAGGTCGATACTTCTTCGCTtgcgtaaataaataaaatatgattattccAATATGCTTGCCAGCGACGTCACactatttcaaaaatatatcgtaaaacatttttagataaaatattccaCGTAGACACTTTATACTTCACTGATTATATTATAGTCCCGTTTACTTGAATCGCGAAgttcgaaaatataaatgtaatttataaattaatcacgaATAGAAGGAACGATATTAACACGTCGAAGAACCGTAATAAACTGACAAAGAGAATTGCTTTTACTGTTGTTGTTTACGTGGTAGGTCATAACACGTTATCATTGAACGTTGTAAGGAAGAAACCTGTGTTTATAACAGCTAAATGTACGATTAAATCAAACTTAATGTTATTTAACCTTTCTAACCGGAGATGACGAATAAACTCGTCATTGAGAAATGTTTTCTTCACGCACAAAACGAATTAAATCGTCACAAAACTATAAAGATTATACTAAGATATACTAAATATCAAaacgtcgttttcttttttttttttattgtcacCGTGTTATCAATGAGTATAATTCGAAAGAGTAAACTATACTTGgcgaaataaattcgtaaaaaatcaGGCAGGTAAATATTAGAATTCACCTATTGAGTAGCATTACGCGTCACATTtcgttttaaattatatcgtattgttaaatgaaatgaattatcgtttaaattgtttgtttaattatcaCAGAATGTTTTTagatgttttaattatttgtttaattatcacAAAAtgtttttagatattttaatcatttgtttaattatcactgtctttaaatttattaattgtataatcgTAGAAGTTACAAGTTACGACATTTCGCATTTACATAGGATGTGACGAAATCCTTGTTAGTTTGTCATGGCATGCCTAGAGTGCGCTTTCGAGAAACAACCAATAAGAAGCCGACTATTGGAGAGCACAAATTGTTGCGACACTAGCACATCCATTCAACACGTGGTTATATTTGGTACTTTACAATTAATCTGTGCTTACTTCCCGCCAAATCTTTGTTAATGTGAATTTTACTAGTGACATGTAATTTAAATGCtgtgtatataaaaacacTAAAGGCAAAGTTCtcttaaatgattttttattaaaagttttattatatacgttcCAAATGGGAGATATAGGAAATCTTAATGATCTATTACCAATTTATTATGCTAGGTTGTTTCcttttaatgattattatgacTGGCTCAGTTATGGAAGTAGTAAGTTTCTTCAACTCAACATACTTTTCCTAAAATTAGAATGtaacaaagaaaatcttaatttttatattttatttgtattaattttagcAAATAACTTCACTAGAAGAGaattctctttcactcttcaAGATGATATTTATCTTCGATTCCAATCATTTAGAACTCTCAAAGATTTAGAAGCAGACATCAAGAGACTTCTTCCATTTAAAATTGACATTGGTGCTGTGTACAATGTTCCGTAAGAATGATCTTATAATATCTGTACTATTAcgctatttaatattttattaaataatacattttatttattgtatcaattatataattggTAGGCCgaaagaacaaaggaaaaggCCACGATTTTTCCCCGTAGAAAGAGAACTTGTTTTTGATATTGATATGACAGATTATGATGAAGTAAGAACATGTTGCGAAGGTACAGATATTTGTAACAAATGTTGGAAATTTATGATACTTGCATGTAAAATATTGGATTCCGCATTGAGaggtaattatacatatattatagtagatgttagaaaatatttttttttttcctgttaaaaataatctgctaatattaagaaaaataataatatgtttagCTGATTTTGGATTCAAACATATTCTTTGGGTATTTTCTGGTAGAAGAGGTATACATTGTTGGGTTTGTGATCTGGAAGCACGCTTTTTAGAAGATGTTCAACGTGCTGGAGTTGCAGagtatttacaaattattggAGGAGGAGAgtacatgaaaaagaaagtcaaTTTAACCACTGATGCTATACATAAATCTATtaggtaaaatattatttaactttaatgtgatgttaaatatatatatttattaaattaatattatatatataataccactatatttgtgtaatatattttcttatgcaGACGTGCATTGGATATAATTGAAGCAGACTTCATTCCTATGTGCATTGAAGAGCAAGATATATTAGGAACAAatgaaagaatggaaaagtTTCTAGCGATACTACCTGATGAAGAAGATCAACAAGAATTGAAGAATTTATTTGGCCAATGTTCCTGCAGTACAACTCGATGGAAGACATTCTGTGAATTTGTCAAAGACAAAAGAGtaaaggtataaaaaaaaatgtgaatttGAGCAAGATTCACATTAAGGACTTTATCTTAATCATCTTAACTAATTTAGAGGGGATCGAAATGGTATTTATACCGTCATCTTAGAGAAGAAGTGATGTTGCAATATGCCTATCCGCGCTTAGATATAAATGTCACAAAAGGAATGAATCATCTTTTAAAATCTCCTTTCTGCATACATCCAAAAACGGGCAAAGTTTGCGTACCATTTACGGTGAAGACTGTAGAAAAGTTTCAACCGGATAAGGTTCCAACGATAATGACATTAATCGACGAAATTAATGAGTTCGATGCGAAGGAGAAGAcggaagaaattaataatttagatacaacaaagataaaagattataaaaagacAAGTTTAAAGAAATCATTTCACATATTTCACGAATTTTTATGGGGACTTAAAGAAGCGCGAAAAGGTTTAAAGGCTAAGGAAAATGGTAcgtcgattattaattttcagcTAATAATGATTACTAACTCCTCaatttaaaacaattaaatattattttataattatttcagatGAAAAAATGGAATTTTAAAGACTGCAGAGTTATTTCtggatgtaataataaatattttactaataaaatagattgtattacttatatatcgtattaattgAAAACTTATTTCAACGTCTGATCTATATATTAAATCCAAGAACatttatacgtaaaaaaatttagaatcCAGACTAATGAAATCGATATCTAGTAGTTGCAAAATCTATTAAACACATTTGTATAACAAATTCCGCGTAAGAGTCTTTGTTAGAGAAGAATCTTTATTTGACAAGCAAATATATTTGTCGTATCGGAGTCACTCGAGGACGGTGGCGCATTgacgaagaataaaaagaatttgctAGTAAAGGAAACCGCTCGACGGATTTATTGCTCGAGGTGCTTACCTTCGGATAGAATCGTCAATAGCGTAGTCTACTTTGCTAACTATTATTGTTGattaaaataaacttttctattgaaaataatctaaacattttattttaaacattggcattatttcaatcatttcttaaatttattatcatcaataataacatttactCGTATGATGTAATTATAAGCAATCTTTAACTTTGATTCTGAATTCTGAATCGACTACGCCAATGTAAGATCGTAAAGCCGGCAAGCTTAAAGACCCTTTAAGGAGATAGATCGACCAAGATTAAATAGAGGTAATGAAGTACATCACTATCGTCTTCGAAACCTTTCTGACCATATTTGACTGACTATTTATCCCAATTGCCACCAAATTCCTTCTCGTTCTATTCAACGGGATAATTGTTTTTCGTTCGATGtgctatttatttcttaaggCTGTTTTTCATCCCTTCTTTTATACTGATTTACGTTAGCAATGAATCTGGACTTTCTATAATTTCGATATCCgtaattttcatcgattttgaCAAACAAGGTCTCGTTTTAAAGATGAAGACTTAAACAAGGAAATGGCTTTCtcgaatgattaaaaaagCTTTACATCTAATGTCAAAAATGACTTTGATAATTAACCGATTAGTATGATTTCTATgattttactatttattatgATTCAAAGAAATTTGCAATCATATGAAATCGATTAGATTCTATTTTTAACGAAGCAGAGTCGAATCCATATAAATtgatatgataaattttatattaatgatttatttgatataaattaattagcaCTTAACTTACTCGCGATTTTgctctttaaatatttcatatgatataatataacgatttttatataaaatgatttatataggAAAGTACGAATGaataagtaaaatgaaattatagcaagataatatattatagatcaaaatattatattgcattCTCTGtttcaatttgattttattcttcaatatgaaaaatgcaaaagattaatattaatttataataaattatcgattaaaattattatctgttGGAACATCCGAATAAATATAAGTgtacttgtatatatgtgcacgGTCGGTGGATTCTAATGTAAGTCCGTTGATGATCTACAAGCTGGGATAACTAACgggaaatgaaatgaattttttaattatcaagaaagagaataatgcaacgaaaaacgaaaatgtttcaaagagaaaactgAACGAAATGagataatatttgaaagagaaaacttaacgaaataagaaaatatttgaaagagaaaactgAACGAAATGagataatatttgaaagagaaaactaaaagaaatataatatttacaaaaagtaaatattattaaaatatgaaaactgAATGATATTGTAAGCAGTTAAGAATAAATATGCAAAGATGTCCATGTATCTTTTAAAAtgttgtattattataatttggcGTATTATAACAATGTGGTATTAGAAATGATATCGATACTTTGCATAGTCAAAAATCGATCTTTcggtaaaaatatatctctctGGAAAAGGTAGtagttattttttatgtaaagaaTTTTGAGTTGCGTCTGTTCAGTTCTGTTAGAATTGTCGGTTTCCTTccatattttaaaatcaagAACGGTTCTAATTCTTTGCCGTTAACCATTGTAATATACTACATTCTGTTATTATACTTTTTGAATGATGGTCGTTTTTAAGCAGAgactcttttcttattcccaCATAATGCCTGAATCCAATGGTTAAGACacaaagtaaagaaaagactATATACCGAAGAGGCTCTCACAAACTGCGGCTCAAGAAGGGCAACCATTTTCGAAAGTTTATCAGTATGTTCAAACTTTCTGAGAACGGCTCTTACAATTAGTCATGTTGTCAATGTTCTTATAGTTCTGAGTGTAGAGGTAAATTTGGAAACATTACTTCTTCGTTCTCACATTTTTccttaaaatgaataaaattcttttggaTAGGAtaggattctttttttattcttcttcttcctcttttt from Vespula vulgaris chromosome 8, iyVesVulg1.1, whole genome shotgun sequence includes:
- the LOC127065756 gene encoding DNA primase small subunit; the protein is MGDIGNLNDLLPIYYARLFPFNDYYDWLSYGSTNNFTRREFSFTLQDDIYLRFQSFRTLKDLEADIKRLLPFKIDIGAVYNVPPKEQRKRPRFFPVERELVFDIDMTDYDEVRTCCEGTDICNKCWKFMILACKILDSALRADFGFKHILWVFSGRRGIHCWVCDLEARFLEDVQRAGVAEYLQIIGGGEYMKKKVNLTTDAIHKSIRRALDIIEADFIPMCIEEQDILGTNERMEKFLAILPDEEDQQELKNLFGQCSCSTTRWKTFCEFVKDKRVKRGSKWYLYRHLREEVMLQYAYPRLDINVTKGMNHLLKSPFCIHPKTGKVCVPFTVKTVEKFQPDKVPTIMTLIDEINEFDAKEKTEEINNLDTTKIKDYKKTSLKKSFHIFHEFLWGLKEARKGLKAKENDEKMEF